Proteins encoded within one genomic window of Columba livia isolate bColLiv1 breed racing homer chromosome 1, bColLiv1.pat.W.v2, whole genome shotgun sequence:
- the PMM1 gene encoding phosphomannomutase 1, protein MAAAAARGRVLCLFDVDGTLTPARQKIAPEVDAFLRELRERVQIGVVGGSDYAKIAEQLGDGDEVIDKFDYVFAENGTVQYKNGQLVSKQAIQDHLGEELLQDLINFCLNYMALLKLPKKRGTFIEFRNGMLNISPIGRSCTPEERIEFSELDKKERIREKFVAALQREFAGKGLRFSRGGMISFDVFPEGWDKRYCLNVLDDERFDTIHFFGNETTPGGNDYEIYDDPRTVGHSVQSPQDTVQRCREIFFPERANEC, encoded by the exons atggcggcggcggcagcgcggggCCGTGTGCTGTGCCTCTTCGACGTGGACGGGACCCTGACGCCGGCTCGGCAG AAAATCGCGCCGGAGGTGGACGCGTTCCTGCGGGAGCTGCGGGAGAGGGTGCAGATCGGCGTGGTGGGAGGCTCGGACTACGCCAAGATAGCCGAGCAGCTGGGAGACGGGGACGAAG TTATCGATAAGTTTGACTATGTCTTCGCAGAGAACGGCACAGTGCAGTACAAGAATGGGCAGCTGGTCTCCAAGCAG GCCATTCAGGACCACCTGGgggaagagctgctgcaggaTCTAATCAACTTCTGTCTCAACTACATGGCGCTGCTGAAGCTGCCCAAGAAACG AGGAACCTTCATTGAGTTTCGCAACGGGATGCTGAACATCTCCCCCATCGGTCGGAGCTGCACGCCAGAGGAGCGAATCGAGTTCTCTGAGCTGGACAAG AAAGAGCGGATCCGGGAGAAGTTTGTGGCAGCCTTGCAGAGGGAGTTTGCTGGCAAAGGTCTGCGTTTCTCTCGAG GTGGCATGATCAGCTTTGACGTCTTCCCAGAGGGCTGGGACAAGCGCTACTGCCTCAACGTGCTCGATGATGAGAGATTTGACACCATCCACTTCTTTGGGAACGAGACCACCCCT GGAGGGAATGATTATGAAATCTACGATGATCCCCGCACGGTGGGACACAGCGTCCAGTCCCCCCAGGACACAGTCCAGCGATGCCGTGAAATCTTCTTTCCAGAGAGAGCAAACGAGTGCTGA